GGACGACGAAATCATGGGGGCATCGCTCGTGCAGCGTCTGGAGCTGGAGGGCGCCGAGGTTCACTGGCACCGCCATATCCTGCGCGCCCTGCCCGCGATCCGTACGCCCAGAAAGCCGGTCGATGCCGTTATCTGCGATATCCGGCTGCCAGATGGAACGGGCGAAGACCTCTACGAGACCCTGACAAGGACCGGACACCCACCGCCGTTCCTGTTCATCACGGGACAGGGGTCAATTGATCAGGCGGTGCGTCTGATCCGGTCCGGCGCGTTGGATTACATCGCCAAGCCCTTCGACATCGGCCAGTTCCTGACCCGCCTGACCCAGGTGATGCAGCCGCGCGCCGATCAGGAAATGCCCCCCGAAACCGGAATTTCCGACGCAGCCCGAGCAGTCGACCGACAAGTGAGCGATGCGGCAGGCCGCGCTTCACCTGTTCTCCTGCGGGGTGGCCCAGGGCTTGGTAAACTCCGGCTTGCTCGGCGCATTCACGATCATTCCGACCGACGCGCCGCCCCTGCAATCATCCTCGACGCCTTGGCAGGGCCAGTTGAAAACGAGACGCTCGCTCGGGCCATCGTCGATGTCGGTGAGGGAAGCCTGATCATTGTCGGCATTGGTCGCCTCCCTTCGGATTGCCAAGACCTCCTGCTGGCCAGACTCAGAGAAAGAGACTTCCGGCTCATCGCGACAGCTGGGTTGCGACTTGAGGAAAAGGGGGCTGATCATTTTCGGTCCGACCTTCAGTCGCTCCTTACGTCCCATGAAATTGTCATCCCGGCTCTGGCCGAGCGGCCGGAAGATGCCGTCTGGCTTGCGGCCCGGCTTTTTCCCGCGATGAATGCCCGCAGGGCAAGTCCGCTGACCGGGATTGCCGCTTCCGCAGAAGAGACCATCCGGGCGCATGAGTGGCCAGGCAATGGTCGCGAGCTGCGCGCCAGATTGCTGCGCGCTGTCGAGGCTGCAGTTGGTGATCTTGTGCTGACATCGGACCTGTTTCCAGAGCGCGCCGGAGATGCCGGGCTACGATCCCTTGCCGAGGTGCGAGATGCGGCCGAGCGGTCACAGATCGCGGCCGCACTGGAGAGAACCGGGGGCCAGGTCGGCGAGGCGGCAAAGCTTCTGCGGGTCTCCCGGACCACGCTGTGGGAGAAGATGCAGAAGCTTGGTCTTTGACTGGGCAAGCGCCTGACTTCTGGTCATTGGCATGTTCGGAAACCCGAACACCTGAAAATAAGCTTTGTTTTTGAGCGGTTTGCAAACGGGCAGGCAAGACATTCAGCCGACCAGACCGAAGCTGTCCCCTGC
This portion of the Neotabrizicola shimadae genome encodes:
- a CDS encoding sigma-54-dependent transcriptional regulator, translating into MLEGRRIVLVEDDEIMGASLVQRLELEGAEVHWHRHILRALPAIRTPRKPVDAVICDIRLPDGTGEDLYETLTRTGHPPPFLFITGQGSIDQAVRLIRSGALDYIAKPFDIGQFLTRLTQVMQPRADQEMPPETGISDAARAVDRQVSDAAGRASPVLLRGGPGLGKLRLARRIHDHSDRRAAPAIILDALAGPVENETLARAIVDVGEGSLIIVGIGRLPSDCQDLLLARLRERDFRLIATAGLRLEEKGADHFRSDLQSLLTSHEIVIPALAERPEDAVWLAARLFPAMNARRASPLTGIAASAEETIRAHEWPGNGRELRARLLRAVEAAVGDLVLTSDLFPERAGDAGLRSLAEVRDAAERSQIAAALERTGGQVGEAAKLLRVSRTTLWEKMQKLGL